A single region of the Marinobacter nanhaiticus D15-8W genome encodes:
- a CDS encoding M48 family metallopeptidase: MAKLGFFERQERARRNTTLLILLFTAAVVLITLVVDLVGYLVTRDIDPSPHFGAWLTTRQGIFTSITVIAVIGLGSLIRWIDLAGGGERVARMVGARLLEPSSQDPDERRLRNVVEEMAIASGVPVPDLYVMDNETAINAFVAGYSPGEAVMVVTHGALTELNRDELQGVVGHEFSHILNTDMRINVRLIALLAGILMIGQIGQFLLGSGSRSRYHHSRDNRGQGVMVAVGLALTVVGYIGLFFGRLIQAAISRQREMLADASSVQFTRNPEGIASALYRIGESSSYFQSTSHASDMNHMCFGETVRMRFAGWLASHPPIDDRIRAIDPGLLARFRNRRRDDLKHAAQAPEQTSDGSLQDRLEAGLASLVGRRTAAVAPNTRLSDSAGAVTPANEEYAQQLLKRLPDNFRTLLYTRTGAAQFCYSLIFHGMTDAERDTAMQAGEATGTLAFQPELIERFYPTLDALGESIRLPALELAMPALRKLDPSERRLLEQILTGLVRADGRVTLFEFALLSFIRRHLLPEGRQADRVRYRRFGDVADSLGILLSLAARSATHTPDEAQACYSEAVAGFEDRTVNLGPMREKVSSKALVEALNRLRGLSPMLKPAVIDACGHCILRDNQVVVREYEILRLVADQLDCPMPPLPVSLG; this comes from the coding sequence ATGGCTAAACTCGGATTCTTCGAGCGCCAGGAGCGCGCCCGACGCAACACCACCCTGCTGATTCTGCTGTTTACCGCAGCCGTGGTACTGATCACCCTGGTCGTCGACCTGGTGGGTTACCTGGTCACCCGCGACATTGATCCCAGTCCACATTTCGGTGCCTGGCTCACTACCCGTCAGGGCATATTCACGTCGATCACGGTGATCGCCGTTATCGGTCTCGGCTCGCTCATACGATGGATCGACCTGGCCGGCGGCGGCGAGCGTGTGGCCAGGATGGTGGGTGCGCGACTGCTGGAACCCTCCAGCCAGGATCCGGACGAACGCCGGCTACGCAATGTGGTCGAGGAAATGGCGATCGCCAGCGGTGTCCCGGTCCCCGACCTGTATGTCATGGACAACGAGACCGCCATCAATGCCTTTGTGGCCGGTTACTCCCCTGGTGAGGCAGTCATGGTCGTCACCCATGGTGCACTGACCGAACTCAACCGGGACGAATTACAGGGGGTGGTCGGGCATGAGTTCAGTCACATCCTGAATACGGACATGCGCATCAACGTACGGCTGATTGCGCTGTTGGCGGGCATCCTGATGATTGGCCAGATCGGGCAGTTCCTGCTGGGGAGTGGCAGCCGTAGCCGCTATCACCATTCCCGCGATAACCGCGGCCAGGGCGTTATGGTCGCCGTAGGCCTCGCGCTGACAGTGGTCGGCTACATCGGTCTGTTCTTCGGTCGGCTGATCCAGGCCGCAATCTCCAGGCAACGGGAGATGCTGGCTGACGCCTCGTCGGTGCAATTCACCCGCAACCCCGAAGGCATCGCCAGCGCACTCTACCGGATCGGCGAATCCAGCAGCTATTTCCAGTCCACCAGCCACGCCAGCGACATGAACCACATGTGTTTCGGCGAGACCGTACGCATGCGTTTCGCCGGTTGGCTGGCGTCCCATCCGCCCATCGACGATCGCATCAGGGCAATCGACCCCGGATTACTGGCCCGTTTTCGCAACCGACGTCGCGACGACCTTAAACACGCTGCACAGGCCCCGGAACAGACCTCGGACGGCTCACTCCAGGACCGCCTGGAGGCCGGGCTGGCATCCTTGGTCGGTCGGCGCACAGCAGCAGTGGCGCCCAACACCCGTCTTTCGGACAGCGCCGGCGCCGTGACGCCCGCCAACGAGGAATATGCCCAGCAGCTCCTGAAACGCCTACCGGACAATTTCCGCACCCTGCTCTACACCCGTACCGGTGCGGCCCAGTTCTGCTATAGCCTGATCTTCCATGGCATGACCGATGCCGAGCGCGATACGGCCATGCAGGCCGGAGAGGCGACCGGCACCCTGGCCTTCCAGCCTGAGCTGATCGAGCGCTTCTATCCAACTTTGGACGCCTTGGGCGAATCGATCCGCCTGCCTGCCCTTGAGCTCGCCATGCCGGCCCTGCGCAAGCTGGACCCGAGCGAACGACGGCTACTGGAACAGATACTGACAGGACTGGTACGTGCGGATGGCCGGGTGACCCTGTTCGAATTTGCATTGCTCAGCTTTATCCGTCGCCACCTGCTACCCGAGGGGAGGCAGGCCGACCGGGTCCGCTATCGCCGTTTCGGCGACGTGGCCGATAGCCTGGGCATCCTGCTCAGTCTCGCAGCCCGCTCAGCAACCCATACTCCCGACGAAGCACAGGCGTGTTATTCAGAGGCCGTCGCCGGCTTCGAGGACCGCACGGTCAACCTCGGCCCAATGCGAGAAAAAGTCTCGTCCAAGGCGCTGGTCGAAGCCCTGAACCGTCTGCGCGGCCTCTCCCCCATGCTCAAGCCGGCGGTGATAGACGCCTGCGGGCACTGCATCCTGAGGGACAACCAGGTTGTGGTGAGGGAGTATGAAATCCTTCGACTGGTAGCGGACCAGCTTGATTGCCCGATGCCACCGTTGCCGGTAAGTCTTGGTTAG
- the gspD gene encoding type II secretion system secretin GspD, producing MTNLKTPFVRALVLALLLPLSMVVHSQEGTWKLNLKDADIRAFVTQIADITGYSFVVDPRVKGKVTVLSSAPMNKDEIYDLFLAVLQVHGFTAIPGEEVIKIVQQVDAKQSAESLGRFTTIPSEQLITKVIQVNNANALELVPILRPLVAKYGHLAGVAAANALIISDHASNIDRIEDIVSELDSPSKYEVEVIQLEDAWVGDMVRLLQELAPAELGQGANEAANKYSVTADERSNRLILRGDENFRDKMRELIQKLDQPSASGGTTKVIRLKHADSKALAELLKGVMGEVAREQQQGQASSSNPSGGNSGFAIFADEGLNALVVRGEPSLMQEVDAIVDALDVRRAQVLVEAAIVEISDELGKDLGVQFAVGDEGSGSTPIAGTNFGNVGRSLADVIGAIATDELITPASGGLSLGLGERDENGITWGVLIQALSNSTAANLLSTPSIITLDNQESEIVVGQNVPFVTGQTTNTSAGLNNPFTTIERRDVGLTLKVTPSISEDELVKLTVEQTTESIADSIEAASDIVTNKREIKTTVLADNGETIVLGGLIREDYSIQKSKVPLLGDIPYLGALFRSESERTIKRNLLVFLRPTILLSKSDTVAITDEKYQGLWEINLGINRKLDKTIPDNAERPPIEQLFNRNRMQPENMKSERSE from the coding sequence ATGACTAATCTGAAGACGCCATTTGTTCGGGCTCTGGTTCTGGCCTTGCTCCTTCCCTTGAGTATGGTCGTTCACAGTCAGGAAGGAACCTGGAAACTCAATCTCAAGGACGCTGACATTCGCGCGTTTGTAACGCAGATTGCCGATATTACCGGATACAGCTTTGTGGTGGATCCCCGCGTGAAGGGTAAGGTCACCGTGCTGTCGTCAGCCCCCATGAATAAGGACGAGATCTACGATCTTTTCCTGGCCGTGCTGCAGGTCCATGGTTTCACCGCCATACCGGGTGAGGAAGTCATCAAGATCGTGCAGCAGGTGGATGCCAAACAATCCGCTGAGTCCCTGGGTCGTTTTACCACCATTCCTTCCGAACAGCTGATTACCAAGGTTATCCAGGTCAACAACGCCAACGCCCTGGAGCTGGTTCCCATCCTTCGGCCGCTTGTCGCAAAGTATGGCCACCTCGCTGGCGTTGCAGCCGCCAATGCGCTGATCATCAGTGACCACGCCTCCAACATCGACCGCATCGAGGATATCGTTAGCGAGCTGGACAGCCCGTCCAAGTACGAAGTGGAAGTCATCCAGCTGGAAGATGCCTGGGTCGGCGACATGGTGCGTCTGCTACAGGAACTGGCGCCGGCAGAGTTGGGCCAGGGCGCCAATGAGGCCGCCAATAAATACAGCGTCACTGCCGATGAGCGTAGTAACCGCTTGATCCTCCGGGGTGACGAGAACTTCCGTGACAAGATGCGCGAGCTGATCCAGAAGCTCGATCAGCCTTCGGCGTCAGGCGGTACGACCAAGGTCATTCGCCTTAAGCATGCGGATTCCAAGGCGCTGGCTGAGCTATTAAAAGGTGTGATGGGCGAAGTGGCCCGGGAGCAACAGCAGGGCCAGGCCTCTTCTTCCAATCCCTCTGGCGGCAACAGCGGCTTTGCGATCTTTGCCGACGAGGGATTGAATGCGTTGGTTGTACGCGGCGAGCCTTCGTTGATGCAGGAAGTGGACGCTATTGTCGATGCCCTGGACGTGCGCCGGGCTCAGGTTCTGGTCGAGGCCGCAATTGTCGAGATCAGTGACGAGTTGGGCAAGGACCTGGGAGTGCAGTTCGCGGTTGGCGACGAGGGCAGCGGCTCGACGCCCATTGCCGGTACCAACTTCGGGAATGTGGGGCGCAGCCTTGCCGATGTCATAGGCGCCATCGCAACGGACGAATTGATCACGCCAGCCAGCGGTGGGCTTTCCCTGGGACTTGGTGAGCGGGATGAGAATGGTATTACCTGGGGAGTCCTGATTCAGGCGCTCTCGAACTCCACCGCTGCGAACCTGCTGTCTACGCCAAGTATTATTACGCTGGACAATCAGGAATCGGAAATTGTCGTTGGTCAGAACGTGCCGTTTGTCACCGGACAAACCACGAACACCAGCGCCGGTCTTAATAACCCATTCACCACGATTGAACGTCGTGACGTCGGCTTGACCCTGAAGGTCACACCGTCGATCAGCGAAGATGAGCTGGTCAAGTTGACTGTCGAGCAGACCACCGAGTCGATTGCGGACAGCATCGAGGCGGCTTCCGACATCGTGACCAACAAGCGGGAGATCAAGACCACGGTGCTTGCGGATAATGGTGAGACCATCGTCCTGGGTGGCCTGATCCGTGAAGATTACAGTATCCAGAAGAGCAAGGTACCGTTGCTGGGTGACATACCCTACCTGGGCGCACTCTTCCGTTCAGAATCCGAGCGCACGATTAAACGTAACCTGCTGGTCTTCCTGCGCCCGACGATCCTGTTGAGCAAGAGCGACACGGTGGCTATCACCGACGAGAAATATCAGGGTCTCTGGGAAATCAACCTGGGCATCAACCGGAAGCTGGACAAGACTATTCCGGATAACGCCGAGCGACCGCCCATCGAGCAGTTGTTCAACCGCAACAGGATGCAGCCAGAGAATATGAAAAGCGAACGTTCAGAGTAA
- a CDS encoding type II secretion system protein N: MASVRYATPFGMVPRWIANLLLIGLVVYFAWLMGRITWMVVWNDPVMVGPQATARASTAGQGQTTPLAAYDLFGRPDAGAPVAEAVRRSAPETHLRMRLEGVLEATQPELSGAIVSGTDGSTAYYRVGDIMPGNIELAEVESQRILIRRNGEIESLAFEEGEGDGMVSQVEDVDYASPEAFVEDAQAELAAQGDAALQQYGLRPVEPGSSQGYVYDGSNPMLSALNLQAGDVITAINGQSLGDIEQDRELLNSWRDQPQIEVEVMRDGASFTVNYALPQ; encoded by the coding sequence ATGGCTTCGGTTCGCTATGCAACGCCATTCGGCATGGTGCCGCGCTGGATTGCCAACCTGCTGCTGATCGGGTTGGTGGTTTATTTTGCCTGGCTCATGGGGCGTATCACCTGGATGGTGGTCTGGAACGATCCGGTGATGGTCGGCCCGCAGGCGACAGCCAGAGCGTCCACTGCTGGACAGGGCCAGACGACGCCGTTGGCCGCGTACGACCTGTTTGGTCGACCGGATGCGGGGGCACCGGTTGCCGAGGCGGTACGCCGGTCTGCTCCCGAAACCCATCTGCGTATGCGGCTGGAAGGGGTTTTGGAGGCAACACAGCCGGAGTTGTCCGGTGCTATAGTTTCGGGAACCGATGGATCCACAGCCTATTACCGCGTCGGCGATATCATGCCCGGCAATATTGAGCTGGCGGAAGTTGAATCACAACGCATTTTGATTCGCCGGAACGGCGAAATCGAGTCCCTGGCCTTTGAAGAGGGCGAGGGTGACGGTATGGTGTCGCAAGTCGAGGACGTGGACTACGCCTCTCCAGAAGCCTTTGTCGAGGACGCCCAGGCCGAGTTGGCGGCGCAGGGGGATGCTGCGCTCCAGCAATATGGCTTGCGCCCGGTCGAGCCCGGCTCGTCCCAGGGCTATGTCTACGACGGTTCGAACCCGATGCTGTCGGCCCTGAACCTGCAGGCTGGCGACGTGATTACCGCGATCAACGGCCAGTCGCTGGGCGATATCGAACAGGACCGGGAGTTACTGAACTCCTGGCGCGACCAGCCTCAGATCGAAGTGGAAGTGATGCGTGACGGCGCCAGCTTTACGGTCAACTACGCGCTCCCGCAGTAA
- the gspN gene encoding type II secretion system protein N, whose amino-acid sequence MTETPESPFLRPGKVVLLTLLGLVVYVVALVFWIPAGWVWHMARDSVPLPPGIAVEQVSGQLWNGAVQAQVLGHSLQVGWHIEGLMDDGAYLPVGLRLQTPQSSLKGKVRLTGINAMELSADGHINISEFSREIQRSGGAMIEGDVNVDALSLAMADGSLARLNGRASWPGGRVTWPMGGSTQSAVLPPMRARVDENQGRIDLEISSANSAEPAISANIQPDGMMQIQLFKRMLDLVNQPWSGNAAPGDVVFSVRQRVMPAG is encoded by the coding sequence ATGACTGAAACACCAGAATCTCCCTTCCTGCGACCCGGTAAAGTGGTGCTACTGACGCTACTCGGGCTCGTCGTCTATGTTGTCGCGCTGGTGTTCTGGATTCCTGCCGGTTGGGTCTGGCACATGGCCCGCGATTCGGTCCCGTTGCCACCAGGCATCGCTGTCGAACAGGTTTCCGGCCAGCTCTGGAATGGCGCCGTGCAGGCCCAGGTGCTCGGACACTCCTTACAGGTTGGCTGGCATATCGAAGGCCTGATGGACGATGGCGCCTATCTGCCTGTCGGCTTGCGACTGCAGACGCCCCAATCGAGTCTGAAGGGGAAGGTTCGCCTAACCGGGATAAACGCCATGGAACTCTCGGCCGATGGCCACATCAACATCTCAGAGTTCAGTCGAGAGATCCAGCGCAGTGGTGGCGCAATGATCGAGGGTGATGTCAATGTGGACGCCCTTTCCCTGGCGATGGCCGACGGCTCTCTGGCACGGTTGAATGGTCGTGCAAGCTGGCCTGGAGGGCGTGTGACCTGGCCGATGGGCGGGTCTACGCAGAGTGCGGTGTTGCCGCCGATGCGGGCGCGCGTCGACGAGAACCAGGGGCGCATCGATTTGGAGATCTCGAGCGCGAACAGTGCGGAGCCGGCGATAAGCGCCAATATCCAGCCGGATGGCATGATGCAGATCCAGCTGTTCAAGCGCATGCTGGATCTGGTTAACCAGCCCTGGTCGGGTAATGCTGCGCCCGGCGATGTGGTTTTCAGTGTTCGTCAGCGTGTCATGCCGGCGGGGTAG
- the groL gene encoding chaperonin GroEL (60 kDa chaperone family; promotes refolding of misfolded polypeptides especially under stressful conditions; forms two stacked rings of heptamers to form a barrel-shaped 14mer; ends can be capped by GroES; misfolded proteins enter the barrel where they are refolded when GroES binds) translates to MAAKDVKFGDSARKRMVAGVNILADAVKVTLGPKGRNVVLDKSFGAPTVTKDGVSVAKEIELKDKFENMGAQMVKEVASQTNDTAGDGTTTATVLAQSIVNEGLKAVAAGMNPMDLKRGIDKATQVAVKAIREMAKPCDDSRNIAQVGTISANGDETIGKIIADAMERVGKEGVITVEEGRGLEDELDVVEGMQFDRGYLSPYFINNQDNMSAELDDPYILLVDKKISNIRELLPVLESVAKAGKPLMIIAEDIEGEALATLVVNNMRGIVKVAAVKAPGFGDRRKEMLQDIAILSGGTVISEEVGLTLENTTLDDLGTAKRVNITKENTTIIDGAGAQADIEARVEQIRKQIEDSSSDYDKEKLQERVAKLAGGVAVIKVGAGSEVEMKEKKARVEDALHSTRAAVEEGIVAGGGVTLIRALAALDSVAADNEEQKAGVNILRRAMEAPLRQIVTNAGGEASVVVDKVRSGDGSYGYNAATEGYGDMLEMGILDPAKVTRSALQAAASVAGLMITTEAMVTDEPEDEKGGGMPDMGGMGGMGGMGGMM, encoded by the coding sequence ATGGCAGCTAAAGACGTTAAATTTGGCGACTCAGCCCGCAAGCGCATGGTTGCAGGCGTCAACATCCTGGCTGACGCCGTCAAGGTGACCCTGGGCCCGAAAGGCCGCAACGTGGTTCTGGACAAGTCCTTCGGCGCACCGACCGTGACCAAGGACGGTGTATCCGTGGCTAAGGAAATCGAACTGAAAGACAAGTTCGAGAACATGGGTGCGCAGATGGTCAAGGAAGTTGCTTCCCAGACCAACGACACCGCCGGTGACGGTACCACGACTGCAACCGTTCTTGCCCAGTCCATCGTCAATGAAGGTCTGAAGGCCGTTGCTGCAGGCATGAACCCGATGGACCTGAAGCGCGGTATCGACAAGGCCACCCAAGTGGCTGTGAAGGCGATCCGTGAAATGGCCAAGCCTTGTGACGACAGCCGCAACATTGCCCAGGTCGGCACCATTTCCGCCAACGGCGACGAGACAATCGGCAAGATCATCGCCGATGCCATGGAGCGCGTAGGTAAGGAAGGTGTCATCACCGTTGAGGAAGGCCGTGGCCTGGAAGACGAGCTGGATGTGGTCGAAGGTATGCAGTTCGACCGCGGTTACCTGTCTCCGTACTTCATCAACAATCAGGACAATATGTCCGCTGAACTTGACGACCCATACATCCTGCTGGTCGACAAGAAGATCTCCAACATCCGCGAACTGCTGCCGGTCCTCGAAAGCGTGGCCAAGGCTGGCAAGCCGCTGATGATCATCGCCGAAGATATCGAAGGCGAAGCGCTGGCGACTCTGGTCGTAAACAACATGCGCGGCATCGTCAAGGTTGCTGCCGTGAAGGCGCCGGGCTTCGGTGATCGTCGTAAGGAAATGCTGCAGGACATCGCTATCCTGTCCGGCGGTACCGTGATCTCCGAAGAAGTTGGCCTGACCCTGGAAAACACCACCCTGGATGACCTGGGTACAGCCAAGCGTGTCAATATCACCAAGGAAAACACCACCATCATCGATGGCGCTGGTGCCCAGGCTGATATCGAAGCGCGCGTCGAGCAGATCCGCAAGCAGATCGAAGACAGCTCCTCCGACTATGACAAGGAAAAGCTGCAAGAGCGCGTGGCCAAGCTGGCTGGCGGTGTTGCCGTCATCAAGGTTGGTGCCGGTTCTGAAGTGGAAATGAAAGAGAAGAAGGCCCGTGTCGAAGATGCGCTGCACTCCACCCGCGCTGCGGTTGAAGAAGGCATCGTCGCTGGCGGTGGCGTTACCCTGATCCGTGCCCTGGCGGCACTGGACAGCGTGGCAGCCGACAACGAAGAACAGAAGGCCGGCGTCAATATCCTGCGTCGTGCGATGGAAGCGCCTCTGCGCCAGATCGTCACCAACGCAGGTGGCGAAGCCTCTGTTGTGGTCGACAAGGTTCGTTCCGGTGACGGTAGCTACGGCTACAACGCCGCGACCGAAGGCTACGGCGACATGCTGGAAATGGGTATCCTGGACCCTGCCAAGGTCACCCGTTCAGCCCTGCAGGCAGCCGCTTCCGTTGCCGGCCTGATGATCACCACCGAAGCGATGGTGACTGATGAGCCGGAAGACGAGAAAGGCGGTGGCATGCCGGATATGGGCGGCATGGGTGGAATGGGTGGTATGGGCGGCATGATGTAA
- the groES gene encoding co-chaperone GroES: MKIRPLHDRVVVRRKEEEEKTAGGIVLPGNAKEKPSQGEVLAIGNGRILDNGETRALAVNVGDTVVFGQYAGNTVKIDGEDLLILSESEIYGVLES; this comes from the coding sequence ATGAAAATTCGTCCGCTACACGATCGTGTTGTCGTACGCCGTAAGGAAGAGGAAGAGAAGACCGCTGGCGGCATCGTCCTGCCGGGTAACGCCAAGGAGAAGCCGTCCCAGGGCGAGGTTCTCGCTATCGGCAACGGTCGCATTCTCGATAATGGCGAAACCCGTGCGCTGGCGGTAAACGTCGGTGATACGGTGGTGTTTGGTCAGTACGCTGGAAACACTGTGAAGATCGACGGTGAAGACCTGCTTATCCTGAGCGAGAGCGAAATCTACGGTGTGCTGGAAAGCTAA
- a CDS encoding FxsA family protein, which yields MAYLFVAFIVLPIVEMVILIKVGGIIGALNTIALVLLTAVIGAALLRQQGLATLLRANQRINSGELPAREVAEGLILAVGGALLLTPGFVTDTFGFLCLLPFTRHWLASQALKRMVVAGASRSGFHFSSGGQNPFGQRPFSNDDIIEGEYRHEEDNKASRDRDSLEKK from the coding sequence ATGGCTTACCTTTTTGTTGCCTTCATCGTTCTGCCCATCGTTGAGATGGTCATACTGATCAAGGTAGGTGGAATCATCGGCGCACTGAATACCATCGCCCTGGTATTGTTGACCGCCGTTATTGGTGCGGCGCTACTGCGACAACAGGGGTTGGCTACTTTGTTGCGTGCCAATCAGCGCATCAACAGCGGTGAGCTCCCGGCACGGGAGGTCGCTGAGGGTCTGATTCTCGCGGTGGGGGGCGCGTTGCTGCTCACACCCGGTTTCGTTACCGATACCTTTGGCTTCCTGTGCCTGTTGCCGTTCACGCGCCACTGGCTCGCCAGTCAGGCGCTCAAGCGTATGGTGGTAGCCGGCGCATCGCGCAGCGGTTTCCATTTCAGTTCCGGCGGCCAGAATCCGTTCGGCCAGAGACCCTTCAGCAACGACGATATCATCGAAGGTGAATACCGGCATGAGGAGGACAACAAGGCTTCCCGCGACCGGGATTCGCTGGAAAAAAAATGA
- a CDS encoding SDR family oxidoreductase: protein MKLQDSVIAITGGGQGLGRAMAEYLAARGARLALIDLVPEKLDEAVAACKAAGGEAQAYTCNVAREDEVESTFAAIHDDFGQLNGLVNNAGILRDGLMIKAKNGEIEKRMSLAEWQAVIDVNLTGVFLCGREAATQMIKHGNQGVIINISSISRAGNMGQSNYSSAKAAVAALVPVWAKELARYGIRAMGIAPGFIETEMTGSMKPEALEKMTAGIPLKRMGKPEEIASAAAFIIENDYLSGRMIEVDGALRL from the coding sequence ATGAAACTTCAAGATTCAGTGATTGCGATCACCGGTGGGGGTCAGGGTCTCGGACGGGCCATGGCGGAATACCTGGCCGCTCGCGGCGCGCGGCTGGCTCTGATCGACCTGGTCCCGGAGAAGCTGGATGAAGCCGTTGCGGCCTGCAAAGCCGCCGGCGGTGAGGCTCAGGCCTACACGTGCAATGTCGCCCGCGAGGACGAAGTCGAGTCCACCTTCGCCGCCATCCACGACGATTTCGGTCAATTGAACGGACTGGTCAACAATGCCGGTATCCTGAGGGACGGCCTGATGATCAAGGCAAAGAACGGTGAGATCGAAAAGCGCATGAGCCTCGCCGAGTGGCAGGCGGTGATCGACGTCAACCTGACCGGCGTTTTCCTGTGCGGGCGCGAAGCCGCCACCCAGATGATCAAGCACGGCAACCAGGGTGTGATCATTAATATCAGCAGCATTTCCCGCGCCGGCAACATGGGACAGAGCAACTACTCGTCCGCCAAGGCTGCGGTTGCCGCGCTGGTCCCCGTGTGGGCCAAAGAACTGGCCCGCTATGGCATCCGCGCCATGGGTATTGCTCCAGGCTTTATCGAAACCGAGATGACCGGCTCCATGAAGCCGGAGGCACTGGAAAAAATGACCGCCGGCATTCCGCTCAAACGAATGGGCAAGCCGGAAGAAATTGCCTCTGCCGCCGCCTTTATTATCGAGAACGATTACCTGTCCGGTCGCATGATCGAGGTGGATGGTGCCCTCCGCCTCTGA
- a CDS encoding MGMT family protein — protein MVPSASEQNEDSSISREQIIWQVVCTIPPGRVASYSQIARLAGLQGLARFVGRTMSQLPEGSDVPWHRVLKQDGRIAFPPDSNRFLHQKRRLTEEGVLIKNGRVPMSQFRWEP, from the coding sequence ATGGTGCCCTCCGCCTCTGAGCAAAACGAAGACAGCAGTATCAGCCGCGAGCAGATCATCTGGCAGGTGGTCTGCACCATCCCGCCCGGGCGTGTGGCCAGCTACAGCCAGATCGCCCGCCTGGCGGGACTGCAGGGCCTGGCCCGGTTTGTCGGCCGGACCATGAGCCAACTTCCCGAAGGTTCTGACGTGCCCTGGCATCGTGTCCTGAAACAGGACGGACGCATTGCATTCCCCCCTGATTCCAATCGTTTCCTTCACCAGAAACGCCGGCTCACAGAGGAAGGTGTCCTCATCAAGAATGGCCGCGTTCCGATGAGCCAGTTTCGTTGGGAACCCTGA
- a CDS encoding AmpG family muropeptide MFS transporter — MISRTRRDLLRETIYTFTRWQVLALLLLGFSAGLPFLLVFSTLNARLADVGVETATIGFFSWLGITYSIKVFWAPVVDRLPLPVLDRLLGKRRSWMLLAQIGIASGLLLMARVDATAAPTMMALCGLLVAFSSATQDVAIDAYRIEIAEPRIQAALAAAYIFGYRVALLVAGAGALYLAEFWSWQVSYDVMALLVGIGIVTVLLVREPRANHYAAAKDLAEAVERETLKHAHLSPRLARIAGWTSAAVVGPFVDFFGRYRDLAIAILVLVAVYRICDIALGVMANPFYLNFMGFSKTDVADVTKIFGFAMTILGSGLGGVLVVRYGVRPILFLGALLGALSNLLFMLIAQYPPDIYTLALVVSADNLSGGIANVALIAWLSSMTSAAFTATQYALFSSLMTLPGKFIGGFSGIVVESFGYDYFFLISAIMGIPAILLAWYMLRHGDRLDALAPANEEGSEGSARQSS, encoded by the coding sequence ATCATTTCCCGGACCCGACGCGATCTCCTGCGGGAGACGATCTATACGTTTACCCGGTGGCAGGTTCTTGCCCTGTTGCTGCTTGGCTTTTCTGCTGGCCTGCCTTTCCTGCTCGTATTTTCCACCCTCAACGCTCGCCTGGCGGATGTTGGGGTGGAAACGGCGACGATCGGTTTTTTCAGTTGGCTGGGGATCACCTATTCGATCAAGGTGTTCTGGGCACCGGTGGTGGATCGCCTTCCGTTGCCTGTCCTCGATCGTCTTCTGGGTAAACGGCGCAGTTGGATGCTGTTGGCGCAAATCGGCATCGCCAGCGGACTCCTGTTGATGGCCAGGGTCGACGCTACGGCCGCGCCCACAATGATGGCTTTGTGCGGTTTGCTGGTGGCTTTTTCGTCGGCGACCCAGGATGTCGCGATCGATGCCTACCGTATCGAGATTGCCGAACCGCGCATCCAGGCGGCCTTGGCCGCGGCTTACATTTTTGGTTACAGGGTGGCTTTGCTGGTCGCGGGGGCTGGCGCATTGTATCTGGCAGAGTTCTGGTCCTGGCAGGTGTCCTATGACGTCATGGCTTTGCTGGTTGGCATCGGTATCGTCACCGTGTTGCTGGTGCGTGAGCCGCGAGCCAATCATTATGCAGCCGCCAAGGACCTGGCCGAGGCGGTAGAGCGTGAAACCCTAAAGCATGCACATCTCTCACCGCGCCTGGCGAGAATAGCGGGCTGGACATCAGCAGCGGTAGTGGGTCCCTTCGTCGACTTTTTCGGTCGCTATCGAGACCTTGCAATCGCGATACTGGTTCTGGTCGCGGTCTACCGCATTTGCGATATCGCGCTGGGTGTGATGGCCAATCCCTTCTATCTCAACTTCATGGGATTTTCCAAGACCGACGTCGCGGACGTGACGAAAATTTTCGGGTTCGCCATGACCATCCTGGGATCCGGGCTCGGTGGCGTCCTCGTCGTACGTTATGGCGTCAGGCCAATCCTGTTCCTGGGTGCGCTATTGGGGGCGTTGAGCAATTTGCTGTTCATGCTGATTGCCCAGTACCCACCGGACATCTATACGCTGGCCCTGGTGGTCAGTGCTGACAATCTCAGTGGCGGTATTGCCAATGTGGCGTTGATCGCCTGGCTATCGAGCATGACCAGTGCGGCGTTCACGGCGACCCAGTACGCCTTGTTCAGCTCGCTGATGACGCTACCCGGCAAATTTATCGGCGGGTTCTCGGGCATCGTCGTGGAGTCGTTCGGCTACGACTACTTCTTCCTCATTTCCGCCATTATGGGCATTCCAGCCATTTTGCTTGCCTGGTACATGCTGCGTCATGGCGACCGTCTCGATGCGCTGGCGCCTGCCAACGAAGAGGGCAGCGAGGGAAGTGCACGTCAGTCCTCCTAG